A region of Streptomyces sp. NBC_01750 DNA encodes the following proteins:
- a CDS encoding nucleotide sugar dehydrogenase has product MNICVVALGKIGLPLAVQFAAKGHRVIGADVNEKVVELVNAGTEPFPGEHDLDRLLKETVGAGLLTATTDTAAAVAESDAVVVVVPLFVDAEGVPDFGWMDSATKAIAAGLKPGTLVSYETTLPVGTTRTRWAPMLEQGSGLTAGKDFHLVFSPERVLTGRVFADLRRYPKLVGGIDEASTQHGVEFYEQVLDFDERADLAQPNGVWNLVTAEASELAKLAETTYRDVNIGLANQFARFADKNDIDVKKVIEACNSQPYSHIHQPGIAVGGHCIPIYPRMYLWNDPEATVVRSAREANAAMPEYAVDLLAAAYGDLDGVGVLVLGAAYRGGVKETAFSGVFPTVEALKARGAVPFVSDPMYTSEELAAHGLTPHEGQVVTAAILQADHAEYRELAATDLPDVRVLVDGRRTTDPARWEGVRRVVIGG; this is encoded by the coding sequence ATGAATATCTGTGTAGTCGCGCTCGGCAAGATCGGGCTTCCGCTCGCCGTGCAGTTCGCCGCCAAGGGCCACCGGGTGATCGGCGCCGACGTCAATGAGAAGGTCGTCGAGCTGGTCAACGCCGGCACCGAGCCCTTCCCCGGCGAGCACGACCTCGACCGTCTGCTCAAGGAGACCGTCGGCGCCGGGCTGCTGACCGCCACCACCGACACCGCGGCCGCCGTTGCCGAGTCCGACGCCGTCGTGGTCGTCGTCCCGCTCTTCGTGGATGCCGAGGGCGTGCCGGACTTCGGCTGGATGGACTCCGCGACCAAGGCGATCGCCGCTGGTCTCAAGCCCGGCACCCTCGTCTCGTACGAGACCACCCTGCCGGTCGGCACCACCCGCACCCGCTGGGCCCCGATGCTGGAGCAGGGCTCCGGCCTCACCGCGGGCAAGGACTTCCACCTGGTCTTCTCCCCGGAGCGGGTGCTCACCGGCCGCGTCTTCGCCGACCTGCGCCGCTACCCCAAGCTCGTCGGCGGTATCGACGAGGCCTCCACACAGCACGGTGTGGAGTTCTACGAGCAGGTCCTGGACTTCGACGAGCGCGCGGACCTCGCGCAGCCGAACGGCGTCTGGAACCTGGTCACCGCCGAGGCCTCGGAGCTGGCGAAGCTCGCCGAGACCACCTACCGCGACGTCAACATCGGCCTGGCGAACCAGTTCGCCCGCTTCGCCGACAAGAACGACATCGACGTCAAGAAGGTCATCGAGGCCTGCAACTCCCAGCCGTACAGCCACATCCACCAGCCCGGTATCGCGGTCGGCGGCCACTGCATCCCGATCTACCCGCGGATGTACCTGTGGAACGACCCGGAGGCCACCGTCGTGCGCTCGGCGCGCGAGGCGAACGCCGCCATGCCGGAGTACGCCGTCGACCTGCTGGCCGCCGCCTACGGCGACCTCGACGGCGTGGGCGTGCTGGTGCTCGGCGCCGCCTACCGCGGCGGTGTGAAGGAGACGGCCTTCTCCGGCGTCTTCCCGACCGTCGAGGCGCTCAAGGCGCGCGGGGCCGTCCCCTTCGTGTCGGACCCGATGTACACCTCCGAGGAGCTGGCCGCGCACGGTCTCACTCCGCACGAGGGCCAGGTCGTCACCGCCGCGATCCTGCAGGCCGACCACGCCGAGTACCGCGAGCTGGCCGCCACCGACCTGCCGGACGTCCGCGTCCTGGTCGACGGCCGGCGCACCACGGACCCGGCGCGCTGGGAAGGCGTCCGCCGCGTCGTCATCGGCGGCTGA
- a CDS encoding glycosyltransferase family 2 protein, translating to MTSPDVTVVVAVYNTMPYLTECLNSLVGQSIGLDRLEIVAVDDGSTDDSGAELDRFAKKYPDTVKVIHQANSGGPAAPSNRALDVATGRYVYFIGSDDYLGKEALERMVACAEKHGSDVVIGKMVGTNGRYVHQALFKKSDPDISLYDSALPFTLANTKLFRRELVEKYNLRFPEDLPVGSDQPFTIEACVRAGKISVLADYTYYYAVKRGDASNITYRADHLARLGCTAKIMKHAAALIEPGPQRDTVFKRHFTWELSKLIQGDFPALDPQTRREVCAGIADLADEYLTDGLSDSLPVMRRVRLTLARRGAVDELVAAIAAEEENGAPPFHLEDGRAFALYPGFRDPVMDVPDRVFEVVGESVPGRLSARTELVSAEWEQNGDDLALALAVRTGLTGDTDSAVVRLVQGAMPKSADKAGARRLPAGHELPEPVGEFTQEVTADGLGTVVRARIPIQPRQASLGVRVYVDVAGWTYEIPVRGKDLPMPLARRWRSGTPYRVAARVNPKGRMVIQTGLLFPPAQRWWSRVRPLLVRLKRKVTR from the coding sequence TTGACCAGTCCTGATGTCACCGTCGTCGTCGCCGTGTACAACACGATGCCGTACCTGACGGAATGCCTTAACTCCCTTGTCGGGCAGAGCATTGGCCTGGACAGGCTCGAGATCGTGGCCGTCGACGACGGTTCCACGGACGACAGCGGAGCAGAGCTCGACCGCTTCGCCAAGAAGTACCCGGACACCGTCAAGGTGATCCACCAGGCGAACTCCGGTGGCCCGGCCGCGCCCAGCAACAGGGCGCTGGACGTGGCCACCGGACGCTACGTGTATTTCATCGGCTCCGACGACTACCTCGGCAAAGAGGCGCTCGAGCGGATGGTGGCCTGTGCCGAGAAGCACGGCTCCGATGTCGTGATCGGCAAGATGGTCGGCACCAACGGCCGCTATGTCCACCAGGCGCTCTTCAAGAAGAGCGACCCGGACATCAGCCTGTACGACTCGGCGCTGCCGTTCACGCTGGCCAACACCAAGCTCTTCCGCCGTGAGCTGGTGGAGAAGTACAACCTGCGCTTCCCCGAGGACCTGCCGGTCGGCAGCGATCAGCCGTTCACCATCGAGGCGTGTGTCCGGGCCGGGAAGATCTCGGTGCTCGCGGACTACACGTACTACTACGCGGTGAAGCGCGGGGACGCGAGCAACATCACCTACCGGGCCGATCATCTGGCGCGGCTGGGCTGCACGGCGAAGATCATGAAACATGCGGCCGCGCTGATCGAGCCCGGCCCGCAGCGGGACACGGTCTTCAAGCGCCACTTCACCTGGGAGCTGTCGAAGCTCATCCAGGGCGACTTCCCGGCGCTCGACCCGCAGACCAGGCGCGAGGTGTGCGCCGGTATCGCCGATCTGGCCGACGAGTACCTCACGGACGGTCTGAGCGACTCGCTGCCGGTCATGAGGCGGGTCAGGCTCACCCTGGCCCGGCGCGGCGCGGTGGACGAGCTCGTCGCGGCGATCGCGGCGGAGGAGGAGAACGGCGCGCCGCCGTTCCATCTGGAGGACGGCAGGGCCTTCGCGCTCTACCCGGGCTTCAGGGACCCCGTGATGGATGTCCCCGACCGGGTCTTCGAGGTGGTCGGGGAATCGGTGCCCGGAAGGCTCTCGGCCAGGACCGAGCTGGTCTCGGCCGAATGGGAGCAGAACGGCGACGATCTGGCCCTGGCCCTGGCGGTACGGACCGGGCTCACCGGTGACACCGACTCGGCCGTCGTCCGGCTCGTCCAGGGCGCGATGCCCAAGAGCGCGGACAAGGCCGGCGCCCGCAGGCTGCCCGCCGGCCATGAACTCCCCGAACCTGTGGGGGAGTTCACCCAGGAAGTCACTGCCGACGGCCTCGGCACGGTCGTCCGTGCGCGGATTCCGATCCAGCCCCGCCAGGCCTCGCTCGGCGTGCGCGTCTATGTGGACGTCGCGGGCTGGACGTACGAGATCCCGGTGCGCGGCAAGGATCTGCCGATGCCGCTCGCCCGGCGCTGGCGCAGTGGCACCCCGTATCGAGTGGCGGCGCGCGTGAACCCCAAGGGCCGGATGGTCATCCAGACCGGCCTGCTGTTCCCGCCCGCGCAAAGATGGTGGTCGCGCGTGCGACCCCTGCTGGTTCGGTTGAAGAGGAAAGTAACCCGATGA
- a CDS encoding Gfo/Idh/MocA family protein → MTTRGLRAGLIGLGSMGRHHARVLAGLEGVELVAVVDPMGDKNGWGQGAPVLSTVEELIALGIDYAVVACPTALHEEVGLELAGAGVSALVEKPVADTVEGARRLVEAFESRGLVAGVGHIERCNPALRSLRQRLEAGELGDVYQVVTRRQGPFPHRIADVGVVKDLATHDIDLTGWVTGQTYTSISARTVSKSGRPHEDMVSAVGQLSDGTMVNHLVNWLSPLKERFTSVTGEKGCFIADTLTADLTFYSNAAQATEWEALQAFRGVAEGDMIRYAIPKREPLLVEHELFRDAVLGKSQDICTLRQGLRTVEVAAAVLESASHGITVDLSAHTAAQ, encoded by the coding sequence GTGACCACCCGGGGACTGCGAGCCGGCCTGATCGGCCTCGGCTCGATGGGCCGCCACCACGCCCGCGTACTCGCCGGTCTCGAGGGCGTCGAGCTTGTCGCCGTCGTCGACCCGATGGGTGACAAGAACGGCTGGGGGCAGGGCGCCCCTGTGCTGTCGACCGTCGAGGAGCTCATCGCGCTCGGCATCGACTACGCCGTCGTGGCCTGCCCCACCGCCCTGCACGAGGAAGTCGGCCTCGAGCTCGCCGGGGCCGGTGTCAGCGCGCTGGTCGAGAAGCCGGTCGCGGACACCGTGGAAGGCGCCCGCCGCCTCGTCGAGGCCTTCGAGTCGCGCGGCCTGGTCGCCGGCGTCGGCCACATCGAGCGCTGCAACCCCGCGCTGCGCTCCCTGCGCCAGCGCCTGGAGGCCGGCGAGCTCGGCGACGTCTACCAGGTCGTCACCCGCCGCCAGGGTCCCTTCCCGCACCGCATCGCCGATGTCGGCGTGGTCAAGGACCTCGCCACCCACGACATCGACCTCACCGGGTGGGTGACGGGCCAGACGTACACCTCGATCTCCGCGCGTACGGTCTCCAAGTCCGGCCGTCCGCACGAGGACATGGTCTCCGCGGTCGGTCAGCTCTCCGACGGCACCATGGTCAACCACCTGGTCAACTGGCTGAGCCCGCTCAAGGAGCGGTTCACCTCGGTCACCGGTGAGAAGGGCTGCTTCATCGCGGACACCCTCACCGCCGACCTGACCTTCTACTCCAACGCCGCCCAGGCCACCGAGTGGGAGGCCCTGCAGGCCTTCCGCGGTGTCGCCGAGGGCGACATGATCCGCTACGCCATCCCGAAGCGTGAGCCGCTGCTGGTCGAGCACGAGCTCTTCCGTGACGCGGTCCTCGGCAAGTCCCAGGACATCTGCACGCTCCGCCAGGGCCTTCGTACGGTCGAGGTGGCAGCCGCGGTGCTGGAATCCGCTTCCCACGGCATCACCGTCGATCTCTCCGCGCACACCGCGGCCCAGTAG
- a CDS encoding DegT/DnrJ/EryC1/StrS family aminotransferase — protein MTSSNQQPIPAARPVIGEEEIEAAVRVLRSGRVVQGPEVAAFEEGFSELVEGRHCVAVNSGTSALHLLLLALGIGPGDEVIVPSFSFAASANAVRLVGADVVFADIEPGSYGLDPAAVEAAITPRTAAIMPVHLYGHPAAMDKIMPIAAKHKLAVVEDACQAHAAALNGTPVGAFGSGGTFSFYPTKNMHSLEGGMISTGDAEVARTLRLLRNQGMEQRYANEIVGANMRMTDVAAAVGRVQLSKLGGWTEQRIANAAYLTENITAPNVQTPTVAEGARHIYHQYTIRITGDRDAAMAKLTEAGVGNAVYYPTPIHRLKPYWEPDQKAGRNWDLPETERAASEVVSLPVHPSLTAEDLERIVAAVNDLGENL, from the coding sequence ATGACGAGCAGCAACCAGCAGCCCATTCCCGCTGCCCGCCCGGTCATCGGTGAGGAAGAGATCGAGGCGGCGGTACGCGTACTGCGTTCCGGCAGGGTCGTACAGGGCCCGGAAGTAGCGGCATTCGAGGAGGGCTTCTCGGAGCTGGTCGAGGGGCGCCATTGCGTGGCCGTCAACTCGGGTACCTCCGCACTGCACCTCCTTCTGCTTGCACTTGGCATCGGCCCGGGTGACGAAGTGATCGTTCCTTCGTTCTCGTTCGCCGCCTCGGCGAACGCGGTCCGCCTGGTCGGCGCCGACGTCGTCTTCGCCGACATCGAGCCCGGCAGCTACGGCCTGGACCCGGCAGCGGTCGAGGCGGCCATCACGCCGCGCACCGCCGCGATCATGCCGGTGCACCTCTACGGCCACCCGGCCGCGATGGACAAGATCATGCCCATCGCCGCCAAGCACAAGCTGGCCGTGGTCGAGGACGCCTGCCAGGCGCACGCCGCGGCGCTGAACGGCACCCCGGTGGGCGCCTTCGGCTCCGGCGGTACGTTCAGCTTCTACCCGACCAAGAACATGCACTCCCTCGAGGGCGGCATGATCTCCACCGGTGACGCCGAGGTCGCCCGCACGCTGCGCCTGCTGCGCAACCAGGGCATGGAGCAGCGGTACGCCAACGAGATCGTCGGCGCCAACATGCGGATGACCGACGTCGCCGCCGCCGTCGGCCGCGTACAGCTGTCGAAGCTGGGCGGCTGGACCGAGCAGCGCATTGCCAACGCCGCGTACCTCACCGAGAACATCACGGCACCGAACGTGCAGACGCCGACGGTCGCCGAAGGCGCGCGTCACATCTACCACCAGTACACGATCCGGATCACGGGGGACCGCGACGCCGCCATGGCGAAGCTCACCGAGGCGGGTGTCGGCAACGCCGTCTACTACCCGACCCCGATCCACCGGCTGAAGCCGTACTGGGAGCCGGACCAGAAGGCCGGCCGCAACTGGGACCTGCCCGAGACCGAGCGTGCGGCCTCCGAGGTCGTCTCGCTGCCGGTGCATCCTTCGCTGACCGCGGAGGACCTCGAGCGTATCGTCGCCGCCGTGAACGATCTTGGAGAGAATCTGTGA
- a CDS encoding Rne/Rng family ribonuclease has translation MLEPIESGTAGDTENNSPSDTLPPRRRRRAASRPAGPPTAAAGTKDAVEATDVTETAAPAAAAVESAESAEPEAAAPRSRRRATRKATAPAGAPQSDEAAEAAEPEAPAAEASEPEDEAAAPRSRRRATRKATAPAGAPQSNEAAEADETVAAEAAEPEAEVAAPRTRRRATRKVTAPEPVAEAVTGEAVSAEAVSAEAETPAEAPAPRGRARRRASAPAGAPQGAEAAEAAGPEAPAEEAAPAGRTRRRATRRATAPADAPQAAEADENGVADGGESLPQDVVAQITADEAEVEAAAKAASRGRSRRRAVSPEFTAQPEKAAMAEQGEKAEKSEKAEKSEKAAKAEKSEAPARGRRATRPAVAVFQAPVFTEPMFQTPETAAAAAAAAVEAEPEVDEEFAEPVAEPVAAEPAGRRRRRRRGEPAEAPAPVAHEAEPAEAETESEQAAEGEESDEFEDRPSRRRRRGGRRRRRGEPADADETSEEQADEATAEDIQDDEEAEEDDEQGDSETPSAAGTSSSRRRRRRRRRSGDSGPEEETASGDPERTVVKVREPRAPRAKSDEPSDEVQSIKGSTRLEAKKQRRREGREQGRRRVPIITEAEFLARREAVERVMVVRQNGERTQIGVLEDNVLVEHYVNKEQATSYVGNVYLGKVQNVLPSMEAAFVDIGKGRNAVLYAGEVNFEALGMANGPRRIEAALKSGQSVLVQVTKDPIGHKGARLTSQVSLPGRYLVYVPEGSMTGISRKLPDTERSRLKTILKKIVPEDAGVIVRTAAEGASEDELRRDVERLQAQWDDIQKKAKSGNAPTLLYGEPDMTVRVVRDIFNEDFTKVIVSGDEAWDTIHGYVSHVAPDLVDRLQRWTSEVDVFASNRIDEQLMKALDRKVWLPSGGSLVIDKTEAMVVVDVNTGKFTGQGGNLEETVTRNNLEAAEEIVRQLRLRDLGGIVVVDFIDMVLESNRDLVMRRLLECLGRDRTKHQVAEVTSLGLVQMTRKRVGQGLLESFSETCVHCNGRGVIVHMEQPTTAGGGGKRSKKRGRGGADQVHEHEHEAVLETEAETEAEVAAEVAAPVALAEPEFVPDEELYSSAAEAEAAVSRGRGRRRATRKATAPAGAPKAAEVTVAESRAEEPKAVEVTSEAPVAESAAPAEAEAAVSRGRGRRRATRKATAPAGAPKAAEPEIVIEAKAEAPAAAVEATAVETAGSEEAPVAAPPRARRRVTRKVTAPAGSPSGTEEAAIVVVPATAEPDAGSSEAAESEDQAPAKKAARKTAKKVTAKKAATKKTAAKKTAAKKTTAKKATAKKTAAAEQQTPTSVSASTDS, from the coding sequence ATGCTCGAACCGATCGAATCCGGCACCGCCGGAGACACTGAGAACAACTCCCCCAGCGACACGTTGCCGCCGCGCCGCAGGCGTCGCGCCGCGTCGCGTCCCGCAGGGCCGCCCACGGCGGCCGCGGGCACCAAGGACGCCGTGGAAGCCACGGACGTCACCGAGACGGCCGCTCCGGCCGCAGCGGCCGTCGAGAGCGCTGAGAGCGCCGAGCCGGAGGCCGCCGCGCCGCGTTCGCGCCGCCGTGCGACTCGCAAGGCGACGGCGCCGGCCGGTGCGCCGCAGTCCGACGAGGCCGCTGAGGCCGCTGAGCCCGAGGCTCCCGCCGCCGAGGCGTCCGAGCCTGAAGACGAGGCCGCCGCGCCGCGTTCGCGCCGCCGTGCGACCCGTAAGGCGACGGCGCCCGCCGGTGCGCCGCAGTCCAACGAGGCCGCTGAGGCCGACGAGACTGTTGCCGCCGAGGCCGCCGAGCCCGAGGCCGAGGTGGCCGCGCCCCGTACGCGCCGCCGCGCGACCCGTAAGGTCACCGCGCCCGAGCCGGTCGCCGAGGCCGTGACCGGCGAGGCCGTGTCCGCCGAGGCCGTGTCCGCCGAGGCAGAGACCCCTGCCGAGGCCCCCGCGCCGCGCGGCCGTGCCCGCCGCCGGGCCTCCGCGCCCGCCGGTGCGCCGCAGGGTGCCGAGGCCGCGGAGGCAGCCGGGCCCGAGGCGCCCGCCGAGGAGGCGGCCCCCGCAGGCCGTACCCGCCGCCGCGCCACCCGCAGGGCCACCGCGCCCGCCGACGCCCCGCAGGCCGCCGAGGCCGACGAGAACGGCGTCGCCGACGGGGGCGAGAGCCTGCCGCAGGACGTGGTGGCACAGATCACAGCGGACGAGGCCGAGGTCGAGGCCGCCGCGAAGGCGGCGAGCCGTGGCCGTTCGCGCCGTCGTGCCGTCTCGCCCGAGTTCACCGCCCAGCCGGAGAAGGCCGCCATGGCCGAGCAGGGTGAGAAGGCGGAGAAGAGCGAGAAGGCGGAGAAGAGCGAGAAGGCCGCCAAGGCCGAGAAGAGCGAGGCGCCCGCGCGCGGCCGCCGGGCCACCCGGCCCGCCGTCGCCGTCTTCCAGGCACCGGTCTTCACCGAGCCGATGTTCCAGACCCCGGAGACGGCCGCCGCGGCCGCCGCCGCTGCCGTCGAGGCGGAGCCGGAGGTGGACGAGGAGTTCGCCGAGCCGGTCGCCGAGCCCGTCGCTGCCGAGCCCGCCGGACGTCGCCGTCGCCGCCGCCGTGGTGAGCCCGCCGAGGCCCCGGCGCCCGTGGCCCACGAGGCCGAGCCCGCCGAGGCGGAGACCGAGTCCGAGCAGGCCGCCGAGGGCGAGGAGTCGGACGAGTTCGAGGACCGCCCGTCGCGTCGCCGCCGCCGTGGTGGCCGTCGCCGCCGCCGTGGCGAGCCGGCCGACGCCGACGAGACCTCGGAGGAGCAGGCGGACGAGGCCACCGCCGAGGACATCCAGGACGACGAGGAAGCCGAGGAGGACGACGAGCAGGGCGACAGCGAGACCCCTTCGGCCGCCGGCACCAGCAGCAGCCGTCGCCGTCGCCGCCGTCGTCGTCGCAGCGGTGATTCCGGCCCCGAGGAGGAGACGGCTTCGGGCGACCCGGAGCGTACGGTCGTCAAGGTCCGCGAGCCGCGCGCCCCGCGTGCGAAGAGCGACGAGCCGTCCGACGAGGTGCAGTCCATCAAGGGCTCGACCCGTCTGGAGGCGAAGAAGCAGCGCCGCCGCGAGGGCCGCGAGCAGGGCCGCCGCCGGGTGCCGATCATCACCGAGGCCGAGTTCCTGGCCCGCCGTGAGGCCGTCGAGCGTGTGATGGTCGTCCGGCAGAACGGCGAGCGCACCCAGATCGGTGTCCTCGAGGACAACGTGCTCGTCGAGCACTACGTCAACAAGGAGCAGGCCACCTCGTACGTCGGCAATGTCTACCTGGGCAAGGTGCAGAACGTACTGCCGTCCATGGAGGCCGCGTTCGTCGACATCGGCAAGGGGCGCAACGCCGTCCTGTACGCCGGCGAGGTCAACTTCGAGGCGCTGGGCATGGCCAACGGCCCGCGCCGTATCGAGGCCGCGCTCAAGTCCGGCCAGTCGGTCCTCGTCCAGGTGACCAAGGACCCGATCGGCCACAAGGGCGCCCGCCTCACCAGCCAGGTCTCGCTGCCCGGCCGCTACCTGGTCTATGTGCCCGAGGGCTCGATGACCGGTATCAGCCGCAAGCTGCCCGACACCGAGCGCTCGCGTCTGAAGACCATCCTCAAGAAGATCGTCCCCGAGGACGCGGGCGTCATCGTGCGTACCGCGGCCGAGGGAGCCAGCGAGGACGAGCTGCGCCGCGACGTCGAGCGGCTGCAGGCGCAGTGGGACGACATCCAGAAGAAGGCCAAGAGCGGCAACGCCCCGACGCTGCTCTACGGCGAGCCGGACATGACCGTCCGCGTCGTCCGCGACATCTTCAACGAGGACTTCACCAAGGTCATCGTCAGCGGCGACGAGGCGTGGGACACCATCCACGGCTATGTCTCGCACGTCGCGCCGGACCTGGTCGACCGCCTGCAGCGGTGGACCAGCGAGGTGGACGTCTTCGCGTCGAACCGCATCGACGAGCAGCTGATGAAGGCGCTGGACCGCAAGGTCTGGCTGCCGAGCGGTGGCTCGCTGGTGATCGACAAGACGGAGGCCATGGTCGTGGTCGACGTCAACACCGGGAAGTTCACCGGCCAGGGCGGCAACCTTGAGGAGACCGTCACCAGGAACAACCTGGAGGCGGCCGAGGAGATCGTGCGCCAGCTGCGGCTGCGCGACCTGGGCGGCATCGTCGTCGTCGACTTCATCGACATGGTGCTGGAGTCCAACCGGGACCTGGTCATGCGGCGGCTGCTCGAGTGCCTGGGCCGTGACCGTACGAAGCACCAGGTGGCCGAGGTCACCTCGCTGGGCCTCGTCCAAATGACCCGTAAGCGGGTGGGCCAGGGCCTCCTGGAGTCTTTCTCCGAGACCTGTGTCCACTGCAACGGCCGCGGTGTGATCGTGCACATGGAGCAGCCGACCACCGCCGGTGGTGGCGGCAAGCGCTCCAAGAAGCGCGGCCGCGGCGGCGCCGATCAGGTGCACGAGCACGAGCACGAGGCCGTCCTCGAGACCGAGGCCGAGACCGAGGCGGAGGTCGCCGCCGAGGTGGCTGCCCCGGTCGCGCTGGCCGAGCCCGAGTTCGTCCCGGACGAGGAGCTCTACAGCAGTGCCGCGGAGGCCGAGGCGGCCGTGTCGCGCGGTCGTGGCCGCCGGCGGGCGACCCGTAAGGCGACGGCTCCGGCCGGTGCTCCGAAGGCCGCGGAGGTCACGGTGGCCGAGTCCAGGGCCGAGGAGCCGAAAGCCGTCGAGGTCACGTCCGAGGCCCCGGTCGCCGAGTCGGCGGCTCCCGCGGAGGCCGAGGCGGCCGTGTCGCGCGGTCGTGGCCGCCGCCGGGCGACCCGTAAGGCGACGGCTCCGGCCGGTGCGCCGAAGGCCGCGGAGCCGGAGATCGTCATCGAGGCGAAGGCCGAGGCTCCCGCCGCCGCGGTCGAGGCCACGGCAGTCGAGACCGCCGGGTCCGAGGAGGCTCCCGTCGCGGCCCCGCCGCGTGCGCGCCGCCGGGTGACCCGCAAGGTCACCGCTCCCGCCGGTTCGCCCTCGGGCACGGAGGAGGCCGCGATCGTCGTGGTCCCCGCCACGGCCGAGCCGGACGCCGGGTCTTCGGAGGCCGCCGAGAGCGAGGACCAGGCTCCGGCCAAGAAGGCGGCCCGCAAGACCGCCAAGAAGGTCACCGCGAAGAAGGCCGCCACCAAGAAGACTGCGGCCAAGAAGACCGCGGCGAAGAAGACGACCGCCAAGAAGGCCACCGCGAAGAAGACCGCGGCCGCCGAGCAGCAGACGCCGACGTCGGTCTCGGCATCGACCGACAGCTGA
- a CDS encoding TIGR03936 family radical SAM-associated protein — MQRIRLRYTKRGRLRFTSHRDFQRAFERALRRAEVPMAYSAGFTPHPKVSYANAAPTGTGSEAEYLEIALTEHRDPDKLRELLDESLPGGLDITDAVEARTSGLADRLTASVWELRLDGVPVEDAEKAVSGFLAAETVEVERKTKNGMRTFDARGAVAELQALRPASDAGVGTTGAAATALINRPGDGPCAILRLVVRHVTPAVRPDDVLSGLRAVADLAPPVPAAVTRLAQGLFDEESGTVTDPLAPDREAVLAAPPTAAGTAAATAPEGPAA, encoded by the coding sequence GTGCAGCGCATCCGACTGCGCTACACCAAGCGCGGCCGCCTCCGGTTCACCAGCCACCGTGACTTCCAGCGCGCTTTCGAGCGTGCACTGCGCCGTGCAGAGGTGCCCATGGCGTACTCGGCGGGCTTCACTCCGCACCCCAAGGTCTCGTATGCCAATGCCGCACCCACCGGTACGGGCAGTGAGGCCGAGTATCTGGAGATCGCCCTCACCGAGCACCGTGACCCGGACAAGCTGCGTGAGCTGCTCGACGAGTCGCTGCCCGGCGGGCTCGACATCACCGACGCCGTGGAGGCCCGCACCTCGGGTCTCGCCGACCGGCTCACCGCATCCGTGTGGGAGCTGCGGCTCGACGGCGTGCCCGTCGAGGACGCGGAGAAGGCCGTTTCCGGCTTCCTCGCCGCCGAGACCGTCGAGGTCGAGCGGAAGACGAAGAACGGTATGCGGACCTTCGACGCACGAGGTGCCGTAGCGGAGCTGCAGGCGCTCCGTCCGGCGTCCGATGCCGGCGTCGGCACCACCGGAGCGGCTGCCACCGCGCTCATCAATAGGCCGGGGGACGGGCCCTGTGCGATACTGCGCCTGGTTGTTCGGCACGTGACACCTGCCGTGCGACCCGACGACGTCCTGTCCGGTCTCCGAGCTGTGGCCGACCTGGCGCCGCCGGTCCCCGCAGCGGTGACCAGGCTGGCGCAGGGGCTCTTCGACGAGGAGTCCGGCACGGTGACCGACCCGCTCGCGCCCGACCGCGAGGCAGTTCTGGCCGCTCCACCCACGGCCGCCGGAACAGCCGCCGCGACGGCGCCGGAAGGTCCCGCCGCGTAA